From the genome of Acropora palmata chromosome 8, jaAcrPala1.3, whole genome shotgun sequence:
ttaatttgttaaataaagttcaattAACCTTCCCAACATGATAATAAATTGCAAATCTGCAATGAAGATTTTGATCATGTTGTCAAGATAACGTTAGAACTTGTCAAACAACCTGTATTATCCCTTAGGAATTTCTGAAAATTTCGGCAAAGACTCGCTTGAAATTCAATCAAAAAACCTCCATCCTGCTACGACATAAACTCGCTCGTTTCCATCTGACTTGCTACTACGCTTTATCCCCAAACAGACGAAAAAAAGCGAAAGATTAAGGAAAACTCACGCAAGCATTTTGGAGGACGACGAATTGGTTGCAACATTCCGCATGGACTCAAAAGAGACAGGAGCAGAAGCCTTCATTGAATTTCTGTGGAACCAGTGCGCCATTTTGCAAACTTTGCTATGTAGCTATTTTTAGCCCTGGCGTGACTTTCTGTGCGGAAAAATTTCGTTGATTGTCGGAAGGACTCGGAAATGCGATCGTCACTTTATATTTCTACGAAAGTAATTCAGTCAGCGGAAATGCAACAATACTATGCTCACGCGCATCAATACGCTTTTTTTCTAcgcatacaccttattccaaaatggcggctgtctCAGACGATCTGGGTCGAGTtgcatgaaaacgaggcaTCGAGGGCCAAACTCCGGTGTTTACAAATGCTAATAGGTCGCGTTACTCTGTCATGCCTCAGAATTGCTGTGTGCCAGAGTGTAAAAAGAAAGTTTACGTCGAAAACGGGGTAAAGATTTCTTTCCACACATTTCCTGCAGAAAGAAAGTTATTTATGAAATGGATCGTCGCTATTCGAAGAGATATAGGTAAACATTTCCAAGTGACAAAGCACACAAGAGTTTGTTCGAGACATTTCAAGCCATCCGATTATCTTCCTTCACTTGCGGGGCGTAAAAGGACTTTAAAACCAACAGCAGTACCTTCTGTATTTCACTGGAAGAAGAGATCCCCAGTAAAACGGAAGGCGCCAACGAGAAGAAGTCCAATCAAGAGGAAAAAGGCCACAGAAAAGACAACAGCGAAGGCTGATTTACCCACGTGCGAAGTATTTGTGGAGCGACAGGAAACTCCGCTTCTCTCGTCAATCacagaaaatttggaaaatacTACTGTAGACCAACCAGCTGATGACTCACAAACTATCATTCGTGAcattcaaattgaaaatgaacgGCTACGTAAAGAAATCCACCAAGTCACGACTTTAAAAGAGAATTTTAAGTTGGAAGTGGAGGAATTGACACATCGAATCAGCGTACTAAAGGCAAGAGTATTCACAATAGATAGATTTGAATCAGATAAGGATGTAACTTTTTATACAGGATTTCCTAACAGAATTGTGTTTGAAAgcgtttttgaatttttggacCCTGGAAACAAGGGCGAAAACATAAGTTACTGGCATTCTGATGACTCAGCTACTGTTAATAATCAGAGGTGCGATGAAGATGCCCCCAAGCAAGGAAGACCAAGACAATTAAACCCAaaggaagaattttttttaactctttgTAGATTAAGGCAAGGGTTTAAAGAGGAACATTTGAGCCATTTGTATGGTATTTCACAGACAACAGTCAGTCGAATAACCATTTCTTGgattaattttatgtttttaaaattttgcaaaattccaGTGTGGCCATCAAGGGCCCAAGTTGACCAACACATGCCTGCTGACttcaaggacaaatatccatCTACCAGGGTCATCATTGACTGTACCGAGATCCGCTGTCAGATGCCGAAGAGTCTCCGTCTAAATAGTGAACTTTTCAGTTCATATAAAAATCATACAACACTGAAAGGATTGGTTGGCATTTCACCTGGAGATGCCATAACCTTTATTAGCCAGCTCTATACTGGCCATATCTCTGACAGAGAGATTGTCACAAGGTCAGGGTTCCTAAATTTGCCATTTGACAGAGGAGACTCTGTCATGGCAGATAAGGGGTTTACTGTAGAGGATCTTCTTCCCCTTGGAGTCTCCCTGAATATACCACCTTTTTTGGGGAATAAGGGCCAAATGAGCCCTGAGGAAGTGGTTGAGACACAGTCAATTGCCTCCCTTCGTATCCATGTGGAAAGAgggataaacaaaattaaaaatttccacATATGGGACAGTATAGTACCATTCACAATGTTTGGGGTTGTAAACCAAATGTGGTCAGTGTGTGCTATGTTATGTAACTTTCAAAACAGTATCATCAGTGCATAGCCTTTAAAACCATTACACCCCCTGAATCAAACCTTGTGTTATGAGCTAAACCTTGGTTTTATAACTTTTAGAATTTCAATGCAGATGGGGATTCCCCGGTGATGGAAGTAACAACTCATTGTACCTAATCCCTAATATTTAAATCAAAATAAGTTTAAAATTGTTGCATTTTTGAGCTGGTCAATAACATTTTGGAATTGTACTGATGAAGCCTACCCCCTTGCATCCCCCCATGCACGAcccaaacaatttttttgctatCTTTTACTACCAGCACTACTCTACACTTGCAATAATGAAATACTGTTGTTTGGTTGTATTCAAGGTCTCTCCTTCTTGTAGCAcataaataatataaaattTAGCTTCTTACAGAGCAGCTACAGGAAGAAagtatttaaaataataatcaaacAGTTTCTCACGGAGGGTATCCCAGTGATCTTGATCAAACATAATCCTCTCCACGCTTAGCCCTTTGCTCGTATAAACAATAAAGTCACACCACATGGCACCTGTTAGACCCATCAGTCCCTGCACTTGATCATAATGGACATGTCCTCTTTTTAAGGAGGGCTTCCCATCTTTATTCTCCATAAAGAAAGCAGGGTCATCACATGAGTCAATTGGTGTGACATTAAATTTAGAAGATGGGCATTTCACTTCCCCGATTCCAAATCCGTCTCTGCAACTCAAGTCAATAACTTTTGCATCAGGTGAGCAACCCAATATTGGAATATTAGGTGATACAAACAGGCCACTTTTTAACACTTTCACAGGCTTTCCCATTTTTCGCAAGTATTTTTCATATTCTTTTAATGCCACTGGTTCGTACTTCTTTCCATGCTCCATTGCAGCTGTTGAGACtgatttttgagccaaaagaTCTTCCACAAACTTCTCATGGTTCCTTTGTCTTCTAGAAATTTTCCCAAAGTTGGATGCCGTGAATCTTAGTTTTCGTTCTCTCATCTTCTCGTCACATTCTGCCTGATCCCTTGTTTTC
Proteins encoded in this window:
- the LOC141890426 gene encoding uncharacterized protein LOC141890426 — protein: MLPAVDTRFGCFPVGSFGSYQLTVTESNFSFTSSFEGFQAADHCTATEFPPYPSFPLDNHNRSLITPDTLNDKEKLLLESLRVNVIDANKLEEKTRDQAECDEKMRERKLRFTASNFGKISRRQRNHEKFVEDLLAQKSVSTAAMEHGKKYEPVALKEYEKYLRKMGKPVKVLKSGLFVSPNIPILGCSPDAKVIDLSCRDGFGIGEVKCPSSKFNVTPIDSCDDPAFFMENKDGKPSLKRGHVHYDQVQGLMGLTGAMWCDFIVYTSKGLSVERIMFDQDHWDTLREKLFDYYFKYFLPVAAL
- the LOC141890422 gene encoding uncharacterized protein LOC141890422, which produces MPQNCCVPECKKKVYVENGVKISFHTFPAERKLFMKWIVAIRRDIGKHFQVTKHTRVCSRHFKPSDYLPSLAGRKRTLKPTAVPSVFHWKKRSPVKRKAPTRRSPIKRKKATEKTTAKADLPTCEVFVERQETPLLSSITENLENTTVDQPADDSQTIIRDIQIENERLRKEIHQVTTLKENFKLEVEELTHRISVLKARVFTIDRFESDKDVTFYTGFPNRIVFESVFEFLDPGNKGENISYWHSDDSATVNNQRCDEDAPKQGRPRQLNPKEEFFLTLCRLRQGFKEEHLSHLYGISQTTVSRITISWINFMFLKFCKIPVWPSRAQVDQHMPADFKDKYPSTRVIIDCTEIRCQMPKSLRLNSELFSSYKNHTTLKGLVGISPGDAITFISQLYTGHISDREIVTRSGFLNLPFDRGDSVMADKGFTVEDLLPLGVSLNIPPFLGNKGQMSPEEVVETQSIASLRIHVERGINKIKNFHIWDSIVPFTMFGVVNQMWSVCAMLCNFQNSIISA